In Streptomyces rapamycinicus NRRL 5491, the genomic stretch GGGGCCGCGCCGCGCGGCTGCTGCTGGACGACGGCCGGCTCGCCGAGGACGAGGCGGCCCGGCTGATGGGGCTCGCGCTCTCGCCCGGCACCCAGCCGCCCGAAGCGGCCTCCTGGATCGAGGGGTTCATCGGCGGCGGCGCGGGCGGCGGCATGCTGCTCGTCCACGACGAGCGGCTGCTCGGCCTGGTCGACCGCTGGCTGGTATCCGTTCCCGCCGAAGCGTTCACCGACGTCCTGCCGCTGCTGCGGCGCACCTTCTCCGCGTACGACACCGGCGTGCGCCGCACCCTGGGCGAGCTGGTCCGCCGGGGCCCCGCGGTCGACGGGTCCACCGTAGTCGGCGGCCAAGGCGCCCCCGCCGCACCCGGCTTCGGCCCCGGGCTGGACCCGGACCGAGCGGCGGCCGTCGTACCGACGGTGCGGCTGCTGCTGGGCCTCGATCCCGCCCCGCACGCCAACGACTCCATGGAGGCAGCCCGATGACGCACGGCGCCCCTTACGTCGATGCCGAACCCCTCGTCGATGCCGAACCCCACGGCGGTGCCGACCCCCACGGCGACCCCGCCCCCAACCACGACAGCCCCCAGAGCGACCATGCCCACCCCCGGACCGACCAGGAACGGCTGCGGCGCTGGCGGCTGGTGCTCGGCGGCCAGGGCGCCGACGGCACCGGCTGTTCGCTCAGCGGGGCCGACGCCGCCATGGACCGCACGCTCGAGGCCCTCTACGGCTCCGGAGGTGGCGACGGCGCGGGCGGCAGCGGCACGGCCGTCGGGCGCAGCGGCGGCTCCCAGGGTGCCGGGAGCGGCGCGCGCTCCGGTGGGCTCGGCGGTTCCGCGCCGCAAGTGGCCCGCTGGCTCGGTGACATCCGTACGTACTTCCCCACCTCCGTCGTCCAGGTCATGCAGCGCGACGCCATCGACCGGCTGGGGCTGTCCGCCCTGCTGCTGGAGCCGGAGATGCTGGAGGCCGTGGAGGCGGACGTCCATCTCGTGGGCACTCTGCTGTCCCTCAACAAGGTGATGCCGGAGACGACCAAGAACACCGCGCGGGCCGTCGTCCGTAAGGTCGTCGAGGATCTGGAGAAGCGGCTGGCGACCCGTACCCGCGCCACCCTCACCGGGGCGCTCGACCGCTCCGCCCGGATCAGCCGCCCGCGCCACCGGGACATCGATTGGGGCCGCACCATCCGGGCCAACCTCAAGAACTACCTGCCCGACCACCGGACGGTCGTCCCCGAGCGGCTCATCGGATACGGGCGGGCGGCCCGCGGGGTGAAGAAGGACGTGGTGCTGTGCGTCGACCAGTCGGGGTCGATGGCCGCGTCCGTGGTCTACACCTCGGTCTTCGGCGCCGTGCTCGCCTCGATGCGCTCCCTCGCCACCCGGCTGGTCGTCTTCGACACCTCCGTGGTCGACCTGACCGAGGAGCTCGACGATCCGGTGGACGTCCTCTTCGGCACCCAACTCGGCGGCGGCACCGACATCAACCGCGCGCTGGCCTACTGCCAGTCGCAGATCACCCGCCCCGCCGACACCGTTGTCGTCCTCATCAGCGACCTCTACGAGGGCGGCATACGCGAGGAGATGCTGGGCCGGGTCACCGCGATGAAGGCGTCCGGGGTGCAGTTCGTGACGCTGCTCGCGCTGTCCGACGAGGGGGCGCCGAGCTACGACCGCGAGCACGCGGCGGCCCTCGCCGCGCTGGGCGCGCCCGCCTTCGCCTGCACCCCCGATCTCTTCCCGGACGTGATGGCCGCGGCCATCGAACGACGTCAACTGCCTATACCGGACATGGCGATGCATCAGTGATCCGGGGCTTGCGCCGACCCCTGTGGGTCGTGCAAGGATCATCCCCGTCGCCCAGGACATGAATCCAGCCATCCGGTTGGCGATGTCGTCCTGTTCCGGCGGCCCACAAGCCATATCGCCACGCTTACGTGCCCGTTGTACGACTCGTACTCAGGGAAGGCCCCGCTCGTGTCTGTCACGTCCGCCATGCCTGTCGCCGTGCGCCTGCCGCGCACGGTGGCCGCGCGGCGGGCCCTGCTGGCGGCGCTCTTCCTCGGTGGCTTCCTCGCCCTGGGGTTCCTCTTCGGCGGCAGCGCTCACGCCGCCGAGCGGAGCGACCAGGGCGCTGCCGTCGGTGCGACGAGCGAACAGGCCGGTGTCTCTGCCGACCGCTCCGGTGTCTCCCGGCTGCTCGACCCCTCGGGTGTCGAGCGGGCGCGGCAGCAGGTGGAGCGCACCACGCACAAGGCCCAGGACGTCGTACAGGAAGCCGTGCGGCCCATCCAGGAGCCGGTCGAGCGCCAGGCGCAGAAGATCACCAAGCCGATAGACGACCTGGTCGGCGGCGCCACCAGCGGCGAGCTGCCGGTGCGCCTTCCCGAGGTCGGCATCGGTGACGCGATCGGCGTGGGTCCCCAGGACTCCGCGGCGCACCACGGCCCGGCCGCCGGGCACCACGCGGCCAGGGCCGAACCGGCGACCGTGCACGAGGCGGCGCCCGCGGCGCCAGAGCCGATGGGGCCCGGGGCACACGCCCAGGCCGTCATCGCACACGCCGACGCGGCCGTCTCCCGCGACGGGCACGGGCCCGTCGTCCGGGCGGCCGTCTCCGGCACCGGCCCGGACGGTGGCGCCCCGGCGCCGCTGCCCCTTCCGCGGTCCCCGCTCGGGGCCACCTCCCAGTACACCGGCGACAGCGGCGCTTCCCGTGGCGGGAACACCCAGGCCGCTCTTCCGCCGTCCGGCGTGCCGTCCTTCGGGCTGAAGCCCGGTACGGTCCGCGCGGAGAGCTCGGCGCCGACGCGCGAGCGGTTCAACGAAGTCCTCGAATTCCCCGGCTAGGGCAGACCTCACCCCCGTCTGTATGAGACCTGCCGCGCGGGGGCGGGTCAGGTCTGCCCGTCCGAAACCCCTCTTGACTTTCGAAGGACTTCCTCCACCATGCGCAACAACCTTCGCCGCTCCATCCTCGTAGCCGCTGCCGCCACCGGTATCTGGGCCCTCGGCTCGGCCGCCGCCTCCGCCGCCGAGAACCCGGCCGTCCCCTCCACCGACGGTGTCACCAGCACCGTGGACGGCGTGACCAAGACGGTCGACGGTGTGACCGGCGGCGTGGCCGACACCTCCAAGGTGACCGACACCGCGAAGAAGACCGTGGACGGCGCCGCCTCCACCGTCGACGGCGTCACCGCCCCGGTGCGGGACCGCGTCCCCGGCGCCGAGAACCTGCCGCGGGTCTCGGATGTCACCAAGACCGTCGAGCACACCACCGACGGCCTGACCGGCGACGTCGCCGGCAAGCCGGACAAGGTCGTCAAGAAGGCCCACAAGGCGGTCAAGGGCGTCGAGAAGACCGTCAAGAAGACCACCGACCTCGACCTGCCCACCGGCGAGGTCCCCGGCGTCGTGCCCAGCCTGCCCGGCCTCGGCTCGCTGCCGACGACCCTGCCCGACACCTCCACGCTGCCCACCGGCTCGCTGCCGAACGTCGACGGCGTCACGGGCCAGCTGCCCACCGAGCTCCCCGCCACCCCGAAGCTGCCCACCGCCCCGGGCTCGGCCAATGACCTGCTCGCCTCCCTCTCCGGCGCCGGGATCCGCCCGGAGGAGCTGACCGGCAAGGTGCAGGGTGTCGTCGGCACCACCAAGCCGGCCGTGGACGGTGTGGCCTCGGACGTGCTGCCGCCCGCCGTGTACCGCCTCGTGGTCAAGGTCGTCCCGGTCGCCGAGCGGACCGTGGGTGACACCGGTGCGCTGGCCGACGACGCCGTCGCCCGCACCACCCCGTACGTGGACGTCGTGACCGGCAGCGCCGAGGGCTTCGCGCTGGGCACCGCCTCCAACGTGGTTCCGGCCGCCCAGGACACCGTCGACCGCCTGGTGCCGGTGGTGGTGAGCGTGCCGTCCACCGCCGTGCCGTTCGCGCAGGACGTGGCGGGCACCACCGTGCCGTTCGCCCACGGGCTGGCCACCGGCGTGGTCGGGAACGCCCAGACCACCGTGGGGAACGCCAAGGACGGTGCGCTGAGCCTGCTCCCGGCGGTGCCCACCGACCTGACCGACGTCGCCAACATCCCGGCCCTCCCGGTGCTCCCGGCGGACCTGCCGCAGCTCCCCGCGGACCTGCCGACCGTCCCGGCCGACCTGCCGCAGCTCCCCGCCGAGCTCCCGCAGCTCCCCACCGACCTCCCGCAGGTCCCCGCCGACCTGCCGCAGCTCCCGGCGGACCTGCCGCAGCTTCCCGCGGACCTGCCGCAGCTCCCGGCCGACCTGCCGCAGCTCCCGACCGTTCCGGCCGACCTGCCGCAGCTGCCGGCTGACCTCCCGCAGGTTCCGGCGGACCTGCCCTCCGTCCCGGTCCAGCTGCCGACCGTTCCGGGCACGCTCCCGACCGTCTGATCGCTCCGGCGGGCGTCAGGCAGTCAGGCCGTGAAGGCCATGAAGGCAGCGAAACCGTAAAACCGTAAGGCAAGCGACATCGACCGGGCGGCCCTCGTTGGGGAGGGGGCTGCCCGGTTGTCGTACGGAGATAGATGGAAACGGTCGCGATCTGTGACCGTAATCACCGCTCCAGTGTGATCTGCGATTTAGGGCCGCACGGCCCACGGAGATAACCTGCGAGACGGACATGCCGCGTACCCGGCGATCGTGTGCCGCCCTCGTTAAAGATCGCGTCCTCACGCTGCCCCCGCGGCACGCCCGCGCTGATAACGACCGCGATATCCATGGAAAAGGGACGGACGCGCGTGGACCTGTTCGAATACCAGGCGAGGGACCTCTTCGCCAAGCACGGTGTACCGGTGCTGGCCGGTGAAGTCATCGACACGCCTGAGGCGGCGCGCGGGGTGGCCGAGCGCCTGGGCGGCCGCGCGGTCGTCAAGGCGCAGGTCAAGGTTGGCGGCCGCGGTAAGGCGGGCGGCGTCAAGCTGGCCTCCGACCCGGCCGATGCCGTGGAGAAGGCGACCCAGATCCTGGGCATGGACATCAAGGGCCACACGGTCCACAAGGTGATGCTCGCCGAGACCGCGGACATCAAGGAGGAGTACTACGTCTCCTTCCTGCTGGACCGCACCAACCGCACCTTCCTCGCCATGGCCTCCGTCGAGGGCGGCGTGGAGATCGAGGTCGTCGCGGAGCAGAACCCCGAGGCGCTCGCCAAGATCCCGGTGGACGCCATCGAGGGCGTGACCCAGGAGAAGGCCGCCGAGATCGTCGCCGCCGCGAAGTTCCCGGCCGAGATCGCGGACCAGGTCGTCGCGGTCCTGCAGAAGCTGTGGGTCGTCTTCATCAAGGAAGACGCCCTGCTCGTCGAGGTCAACCCGCTGGTCAAGACCGAAGACGGCAAGGTCATCGCGCTGGACGGCAAGGTCTCCCTGGACGAGAACGCCGCCTTCCGGCAGCCGGAGCACGAGGCGCTCGAGGACAAGGCCGCGGCCAACCCGCTCGAGGCGGCCGCCAAGGCCAAGGGCCTCAACTACGTCAAGCTCGACGGCGAGGTCGGCATCATCGGCAACGGCGCGGGTCTGGTCATGTCCACCCTGGACGTCGTCGCCTACGCGGGCGAGAGCCACGGCAACGTCAAGCCCGCCAACTTCCTCGACATCGGTGGTGGCGCCTCCGCCGAGGTGATGGCCAACGGTCTCGAGATCATCCTCGGCGACCCGGACGTCAAGTCGGTCTTCGTCAACGTCTTCGGTGGCATCACCGCCTGTGACGCGGTCGCCAACGGCATCGTCCAGGCCCTGGAACTGCTGAAGTCCAAGGGCGAGGACGTCAGCAAGCCGCTGGTCGTGCGACTCGACGGCAACAACGCGGAGCTGGGTCGCAAGATCCTCACCGACGCCAACCACCCGCTCGTATCGCAGGTGGACACCATGGACGGCGCGGCCGAGCGTGCCGCCGAGCTGGCTGCGAAGTAAGGGACGAGGTCACCAGAAACCATGGCTATCTTCCTCACCAAGGAAAGCAAGGTCATCGTCCAGGGGATGACCGGGTCCGAGGGGCAGAAGCACACCCGTCGGATGCTTGCCTCGGGCACCAACATCGTCGGCGGCGTGAACCCGCGCAAGGCCGGCACCACCGTGGACTTCGACGGCACCGAGATCCCGGTCTTCGGGTCCGTCAAGGAGGCCATCGACGCCACCGGCGCCGATGTCACGGTCATCTTCGTCCCGGAGAAGTTCACCAAGAGCGCGGTCATCGAGGCGATCGACGCCGAGATTCCGCTGGCTGTCGTGATCACCGAGGGCATCGCGGTCCACGACACCGCCAACTTCTGGGCCTACGCGGGCAAGAAGGGCAACAAGACGCGCATCATCGGCCCGAACTGCCCGGGTCTGATCACGCCTGGTCAGTCGAACGCGGGCATCATCCCGGCCGACATCACCAAGCCCGGCCGGATCGGTCTGGTGTCGAAGTCCGGCACGCTGACCTACCAGATGATGTACGAGCTGCGGGACATCGGTTTCTCGTCCTGCGTGGGCATCGGCGGTGACCCGATCATCGGCACCACCCACATCGACGCCCTCGCCGCCTTCGAGGCCGACCCCGACACCGACCTGATCGTGATGATCGGCGAGATCGGCGGCGACGCCGAGGAGCGGGCCGCGGACTTCATCAAGGCCAACGTCACCAAGCCGGTCGTCGGCTATGTGGCGGGCTTCACCGCCCCCGAGGGCAAGACGATGGGCCACGCGGGTGCCATCGTCTCCGGCTCCTCCGGTACCGCCCAGGCGAAGAAGGAGGCCCTCGAGGCCGCGGGCGTGAAGGTCGGCAAGACCCCGTCCGAGACCGCGCGCCTGGCGCGCGCCGCGCTGGCCGGCTGAC encodes the following:
- a CDS encoding VWA domain-containing protein, whose translation is MTHGAPYVDAEPLVDAEPHGGADPHGDPAPNHDSPQSDHAHPRTDQERLRRWRLVLGGQGADGTGCSLSGADAAMDRTLEALYGSGGGDGAGGSGTAVGRSGGSQGAGSGARSGGLGGSAPQVARWLGDIRTYFPTSVVQVMQRDAIDRLGLSALLLEPEMLEAVEADVHLVGTLLSLNKVMPETTKNTARAVVRKVVEDLEKRLATRTRATLTGALDRSARISRPRHRDIDWGRTIRANLKNYLPDHRTVVPERLIGYGRAARGVKKDVVLCVDQSGSMAASVVYTSVFGAVLASMRSLATRLVVFDTSVVDLTEELDDPVDVLFGTQLGGGTDINRALAYCQSQITRPADTVVVLISDLYEGGIREEMLGRVTAMKASGVQFVTLLALSDEGAPSYDREHAAALAALGAPAFACTPDLFPDVMAAAIERRQLPIPDMAMHQ
- the sucC gene encoding ADP-forming succinate--CoA ligase subunit beta yields the protein MDLFEYQARDLFAKHGVPVLAGEVIDTPEAARGVAERLGGRAVVKAQVKVGGRGKAGGVKLASDPADAVEKATQILGMDIKGHTVHKVMLAETADIKEEYYVSFLLDRTNRTFLAMASVEGGVEIEVVAEQNPEALAKIPVDAIEGVTQEKAAEIVAAAKFPAEIADQVVAVLQKLWVVFIKEDALLVEVNPLVKTEDGKVIALDGKVSLDENAAFRQPEHEALEDKAAANPLEAAAKAKGLNYVKLDGEVGIIGNGAGLVMSTLDVVAYAGESHGNVKPANFLDIGGGASAEVMANGLEIILGDPDVKSVFVNVFGGITACDAVANGIVQALELLKSKGEDVSKPLVVRLDGNNAELGRKILTDANHPLVSQVDTMDGAAERAAELAAK
- the sucD gene encoding succinate--CoA ligase subunit alpha yields the protein MAIFLTKESKVIVQGMTGSEGQKHTRRMLASGTNIVGGVNPRKAGTTVDFDGTEIPVFGSVKEAIDATGADVTVIFVPEKFTKSAVIEAIDAEIPLAVVITEGIAVHDTANFWAYAGKKGNKTRIIGPNCPGLITPGQSNAGIIPADITKPGRIGLVSKSGTLTYQMMYELRDIGFSSCVGIGGDPIIGTTHIDALAAFEADPDTDLIVMIGEIGGDAEERAADFIKANVTKPVVGYVAGFTAPEGKTMGHAGAIVSGSSGTAQAKKEALEAAGVKVGKTPSETARLARAALAG